From a single Papaver somniferum cultivar HN1 unplaced genomic scaffold, ASM357369v1 unplaced-scaffold_19, whole genome shotgun sequence genomic region:
- the LOC113338499 gene encoding uncharacterized protein LOC113338499, protein MEGEKDLFNDTNNESDIFKFDHEIPEYGNLHNWQMTMSLPDTPRSEENIINTPLFTSQVSCEQGQLTLQTTTTNHDPPTISMVEFNQNDSQGLTSFAHTKGKESSFINHHDLESQIPNDKSLHSYSNEANPNNYYGSSSSPPPVFQHPTRTTLYPQTSSIVEFCLSTEKRGTSVSGGFNSQKQTNPWVDTNDQGGLYNQSLNRSDNPEESSHRTHYDQQQPQQQPTCLPRILPGPKKKETMRKYTFVPRFLGNDFPEPEKNQNLIYPGNTTAYFKDSLSRDESRSKMTPISTGIEHHISNITENPRHQSIKNGVYDPKFKELGLDVDPHLRMFKAWMDKNKKGENNVENN, encoded by the exons ATGGAG GGAGAAAAGGACTTGTTTAATGATACAAATAATGAATCAGACATTTTcaaattcgatcatgaaataccGGAATACGGGAATTTGCACAATTGGCAGATGACCAT GTCTCTGCCGGATACTCCAAGATCAGAAGAAAACATAATAAACACACCATTGTTCACATCGCAAGTATCATGTGAACAAGGCCAGTTGACTCTACAAACAACAACTACTAACCATGATCCTCCGACAATTTCCATG gtTGAGTTCAACCAAAATGATAGTCAAGGATTAACTTCATTCGCTCATACAAAAGGAAAGGAATCAAGCTTCATCAACCATCATGATCTAGAGTCACAAATTCCCAATGATAAATCGTTGCATTCATATAG TAATGAAGCTAATCCAAACAACTACTATGgatcctcatcatcaccaccacctgttTTCCAGCATCCAACAAGGACAACTTTATATCCTCAAACTTCCTCAATT GTAGAATTTTGTTTAAGCACGGAAAAACGAGGAACATCGGTTTCAGGAGGATTTAATTCACAAAAACAAACTAATCCATGGGTTGATACAAATGATCAAGGAGGACTTTATAACCAAAGTTTGAACCGATCGGATAACCCCGAGGAGTCGTCTCACCGTACCCATTATGACcaacaacaaccacaacaacaacccaCCTGTCTTCCAAG GATTCTCCCAGGGCCAAAGAAGAAAGAAACTATGAGGAAGTATACATTTGTCCCAAGATTTCTAGGAAATGATTTTCCAGAaccagaaaaaaatcaaaatctcatTTATCCGGGCAACACAACTGCTTATTTTAAG GATTCTTTGTCGAGAGACGAGTCTAGATCTAAGATGACTCCAATATCAACCGGCATTGAGCATCACATTTCTAATATAACGGAGAATCCTAG GCACCAATCTATAAAAAATGGAGTTTATGACCCCAAATTTAAGGAGTTAGGGCTTGATGTCGACCCACATCTTAGAATGTTTAAAGCTTGGATGGACAA